The Colletotrichum destructivum chromosome 8, complete sequence genome includes the window GCCCTATCTGGAAGGGGGTAAAAGCTCAAGAGGCATAGATGAAAACAGTAGAGCGATGTTTGAATCGCGTGACAGTTCCGTTGCATTGATGGTACGTGAAAAGCTCATTGGTCCTCATCATTCATCACGTCTGACGAGTGGCTGTAAGCAAGCAAGCCTAGATAGAGACCAAGTCAAGGCAAGTAAGACTATTAAAGGCTTGAAAGGACAACAAAGTCCAAGAGAGGGTATTTTGCACGACGGATATTCGAGATACTCGCAAAGCCAAAACATGTTTGATCAATTGTAACAAGTCCAATGTCCAGACCCGCGTTCCACCATCTCAAGAcagcttctcgtcgcctTTGGCACCGCCAATGTGTCCAACAGGCTGGATGTCCTCAGAATCCGCCCCGCGGGCACTATCTGCGCCATTGGCATCCTTGGACGGGGTACTGCCGGCGATGGGGACAACGTCATGGCCCTCAGTGTCCTCaatctcctcggcgaggacgaggttaAGGAGCATGCAGACAAAGGCCGTGATGGCGAAGCCCGTCTCCATGATGAGCACGATGGCATCGAGGAAGCCTCGGAGACCGCGGTTGTCGCCGGCGTAGGTAAAGACGTTGTCGAAGTAAGTCGGCACGAGCGTGGCGCCGTAACCGAGCGTCAGGCCGGCGGTGAGAATGAAGCGGTTGCGGCGGTTGAAGGGTACGCCCTTCGTAATGATGGCCATgccggagacggcgacggcggtgaagaggaaggaggtCATGCCGCCCAAaacggaggaggggatggCAACGAGCGAGGCGGCAAACTTGGCGAAGATGCccatgatgacgaggaagaagcagcTTCTCAGGTCGTTAGCCGACGGGAAGAGGAACCAGAGAGACGGCGATCCGGAAGAACATACCAGCAGTAGCCAGCGCTACGGTTGGCGCAACGAGTGAGGGCAATGACACCATTGTTTTGGGCGAACTATCACTTGTGTGTAAGCCACAGTCCGTCGGCAAGGGTTCGGAAAATGCGGCGGGCAATGAGCTTACGGTGGTCATGGGGGTAATGGTCATGAGAGCGGCGAGAACACCGTTGATTCCATCGGCCAGCACACCGCCCTGGATGCGTGACTCGAAGAGACgaccctcgacctcgagacgGGAGACATCACAGGTGGCCGTGATGTCCCCGATGGCTTCGGTGGCGCAGATGATGTACACTGCGAGCAAAGGTCTTTCGAGTGTGGTCAGCTCGACAGCTCTGCCGGTGGTTGATGGCATGGGCTCCCGGGGAGGTGAGGAAGGGCTTACAGGATGAGTGGTCCGTAAAGAGTGAGCTTGAAGGTGTGTACCCAGACGAAAGAAACGGCGGGGGCGCTGTCAATACCGGAGCGATCAAAGTACccgcaggcggcggcgatgatgcaTCCTATTCACATGTACCGTCAGATtaagaagagagagagagaagttAGTGGATGATAGAGGGTTCAGGGGCAACTTACCAACAAGCAGACCGATGACGACAGAGGTTGACTTCATGATCGGGGCGCCGAAGCGCTCGCAgaggatgatggtgatgaagACGGAGAACCCCAAACCCAGGTACTCTGCAGAGCCCCAGGGAAGAGCATGAggggcggcgatgttggGGCATCGTGCGAAGAAGTCGGTGGTCGGGTTTGCGCAGGGGCCGGAGCCGCCCATCCAGTTCTGGAAGCCGCTCTCGACGAGGTGAATGCCGATGAGCATGACTGGACGAGAGTGTTGGAGATCAGAATCATGTTTTATCTTGCGGTTGGCCGCGCCAGGAGATGGTCACTCACCAGTCGGGCCGGTCACAATAGGGGGGAAGACACGCAGCATGACCTTGGGCGGCATGAAGGAGATGGCAATTTCAATAAGGGCGCAGAGAGCGCTGGAACCGATGATGGCTTTCGATAGGTACGTCAGTGAGCACGGAGACAACGGGCGCGAGGAAAATGGGTAGGGACGAACGCACCTCCGTAGCCATCGGGACAAGGGAGCTTGTTCCCGTCGGCGTCTGTTGGGCAGAAGCCGTTGGCATACATCTGGGCGAGAGCGCCCTGGGCGACAGGGATGATGGCAAAGgagatgccgacgacggagatCAACCCGGTGCCGACGTAGTAGCTGTAAGAGAAACGCGCGAGGCGTGTGAGTTGCAAGAAGGCAACAAGAGGTGTTTGGAAAGCAGGCAATCTTACGAAGTCTTTGGGACGTGGAACCTGGTGATCTGGATGGTGGACAGCAGGCCCGAGACGATGAGGGCCGTCGACACGAGGTACTGTTGCATCTCGCCAGTCAggttggcgccggcggcaccgctCAGAAGGATGGGAGGCGTGATGATGCCGGCCAACATAGCGAGGGCATGCTGAAAGCCCAACAGCAGGGCCAGCAGTGTGGGCATGCGGTCGTTGAGACCGAAGAAGGGGGCGGCTCTCAGGCTCTTCCTCATGAAGGGCAGGTTTGGGCGGAACAGGAAGGCGTAGTCGTAATCACCAACAAGGCCGTCTTTGGTGAAGAAGCGGTTCCTGGCGCCGCGGAGGCGTTGTCCCATTGTCCTCTTGGGAGGCGTCTCCGGGACGATTTGCGATGGTCCCTGATCCTCGTCCATTGTGGGCAGTTCCAGGTAAGTCGTCTCACGTCGTGGGCCCCCTTTGCCTGAGTGGTCAGTGGAATATACTAAGTGGCGGTTGTGTttgctgacgacgacggcggagagCAAAGGCAAGCAAAACAACAAGAGGAGCAAGTTGTCTCTATTTGGCTCGATGGGTAACGACCGAGTCAAAGTGGACGGCCATCAAGAGCGGCGGTTGTGGATCTCGCTTTTATATATCATTCCTCATTCTGACTCGAGCTTTGTCGGCATGGGGGCGAGATCTTTTTAGTTGATGGTTTCGAGCAATCAACCATGTCCGCTATCAGTGGGATAAGGAGCTTGGGGCGACGTGAATGGCTGGCGATGGTAATGGCGGAACTAGAATATcaaaaaaaaacctcccAAAAATGGGAATGGGGTGCGGGGCCGTAGCGTGGGTAGCTGAGCGCCGTCTCCGGTCTCCGAGGACGTACGGTACGTATCTCCATTCCCGCGTGGCACACCAGGAGCATCCCGTCccacactcacacactcgTCGGGCACATCCTGCTGGCGAGAATTACAACTGACGGGGAAGATGCGGCGAACTGCGAGTGATGCACAGTAGCCGGATCTTGGGCCAGTCAAGTCTGAGTCGACCGTTGTCTCGGTCGAGAAGGCAGACATGGGAACTTGGAGCCCGAGACAGCCACTGTCAACCATTTTTGGCTTTCGGCAGCACCCGTTGATTTCATCGAGAGCCTCCCCGATGTCACGGGACGACGGAGCTTGCGAGTTGCGGGCTTTGAGGCGTTCGTCGGGCTACCCGTAGATTCCTGTGGTGGCGGTTTTTCTTCTACAAATTAGAGAacaaaaaggaaaaggaaagatATTAAAAATGAAAAATAAACCATACGCGGAGGCTCCCTTGAGAAGTCGACTAGGCCATTGCAGTGACTGCTTTCTAGGGAGAGATTGAAAGGTTGACGACATTGATAAGAGTCGTTCGCAGGGAGCAACCGCTGACCACCAGTGCCAACCACGCCTGGATGTACCATTTGCCTCAGGCTCTCACTCGCTTCAGTACCCAGGTAGATCGAGTTAGGTGCACCTACGGACAACCAGGTACAGTACAGGTGCCTATCTTCCTTCCTAGGTACAGGTAGGTAAGTGCCTACCTAGAGACTGCCTAGAGCTCTTCCTTCACCTCACAGCAACCGCCAATACTACCATCGCAATTCGCTATCTCAACGCCACTTTCGCGACCGTCCTTTTCACACCTTACATCGAAAGGTAATGGATGGGCAGACGTAGCTGTTCGCGACGCTCTCGAACGGCCGAAGCAcccacctcttcctcccgaCCCAGGCTCCCGGTTGGTTCCCCAAAAGATAAGACAAAGACAGGGCCATCTAAAAACCCATGCCAACGCCACGCATAGATAAGAACGCGTCCGAAAAGAGTCAAGGATGGGGGGTTGCCAATACCCGGCGTCATTGGCCCAGCCTGCTGTCTGCGATTCGGAGGTGCAGCAGACGAATGCAAAGCCGGTTTACTTCCGCCTTCCATCTGTCTCCCATCTCACATGCTCACGGGCGAGTCTCCATCTGTCATCGGCGAACTCCGCTCGTGACGCAGAGCCGTACTTCGAGGGGCTCGCCGCGGAGACGTCAAGGAAACCTGCACATCAACAAGACTGATGTCGCCTCCGACTCGGCCGGTTGGCGGTTGTACAATGACCAGCAAACACTTCGGCTCACCTCTGTCTCGCATGGTCGGCCAATGTATGGAAACGCGGCACACAATACTGTACGTACAACATCATGTCGTTTATGGCAGCTCTAGGTATCATCGCTCATCCAGTCTACACACCCTAGTCCTGACGCCGCCACAGCGGTTCCTCATcatgtatccgtacctacaTACATACCACTGTTCTAACGCTCAATGCCGGATCGCTTTCATACAATTCAGCCCTGTCATTCATCAAAGACTCACGCCAAGCCGGACAGCGCGCCCTCCTAGCCCGTCATCAATAGTCGTCTCTCATCCCGCGAACCACATCATGTTGCGACCCGAATCTGGTCCGATGGTACTCGTTGAGCTGCTGTCGACCCGATTCCCTGACGAGTCCCAGGAATCCTTTGTGCATCTTTTTGAGGCACTggcccagctccgcctccgtTCTCGTACTGCACTGACAGTTGTTGGGCGTTCCTCCAAATTTGGCTCTGTCCTCAGCAGTCGGGAACATGATGCTGATGCGCCGGACGTCCTTCCAAGCAGCCGCGGCGTGCTCCCTTTCCCCTCGCCGACCGAGAGCCAGCTTGGCCAGATTCCAgtcgacgtcgccatcgtGGCTTTCGAACCGTCGCACCGACATCTCCACCTTACCCCGGCTCTGTtcgatggcggcgatctgGCACGATGACCCGTCCCGTCCTGACCGCCGGCAGTTGCACCGGTCCGGATTGACCTCAGTGTCTTCGTCAATGTCTACCGTCACCATCGTCAGCGCACCCGTCTGCGGATTCTGTGTGAACAACACCAGCATGGGCTTGGGTGGACGCCGGTGGACGGTCCCCGTTGTGTGTCCGCCGATGCTGACAGTCGCCGTACGCGCTTCGCTGCCACTCGAACTGTTGTTCGATGGCGACGTGGTTGTTGATATGTTGCTCGACATGCTGAACGTCCTGTCGGCGCGCGTGTTGGTTGTTGATACGGATGGCGCCCTCGATTGCCACGACCCCGGAAACAAGCTCGACGACCGAGGACTGGTTGGCGATGTCGAAGTAGTTGCTTGCCGGCTACCACTAGGTGgtgacgccgccgtctgtCTGCTTCCCGAACCCACCGGCCGGCGCGGGATAGCCATCGGAGACCGAGCCCCTGCCGGGTTGTTCATCGCCGATGGTGGTGAAATCGACGGGCTCTGCGCTGCAGATCCTGTTGGCGAACCCATACTGTTCCACATGGACACCGTATCAGTCGGGCTGGTCGCAAAGGGGTTGGCGGTGTCCCAAGGCCCACGAATGGTGTTCTGTCTCGATGCTGTGTTGGTTGCCGAAGATAACACGGATCCAGACCTTGTTGAATTGGTTTTCTCGACCAAAGACTCGTTGTTTGTGACGAGTTGTCCGTCGAGCTGCTTTGGAATCCACAGCTGTATGCAGGCGTTCTCAACAATCGGTTCTCCCTTGCCTGAGACGACGAAGCTGACCATGGCCTTATACCTGAGGACAATCCTGCTTAGCATACGAGCTGAAGAATCCGGCGGGAGTGGGGGCGTTTCTCTCTTACTGGCTATAATTATCAAAGGCCTTGAAGCCAGTGACAGCTTGCTGGAAtttgacggcgtccttgagcTGCATGAAAGCCAGCTTGGCGACCCGCTCGTCCTTCCGCAAGATCATGTCCCATGCGCCGGAGTTGGACGGAACGGCATATAATGggttgacgatgacggacgTGATGTCGAAGTCGATGGTCTCGGCTGCAAACATGTCAGCGGGATGTTGTGTATCGACGTCTCTTCTCGGGTGCTGCAAGCATACCTTGGCGACGCGAATTCCTACTCGTGCCTCCTTGCTCCACACCGGAGATGTTGACACGGAAGCGCTTCCCGTCTGCACCCATCCGGCGGAGCAGTTGGAGTTTTCTTTGGACATTGGCGGCGGCTCCTTGCATTGGTCTGAGCATCTCGTGCGTAAGTGTCTGCCTACAATGCTGGTGCCTCCTGCCTACGGGCCGTACTGGACTCGACTTACATGTTCAAGACTTGTTCCATGAGCGCGTCCCTTGTCACCACATCCACTAGCTGCGCCAGCTCTTTCTCAGGCCAGATGCCCAACATCTCAGGCGTCAAACCGATCAAGCTTGGTGCCACGAGGTCTTGCCTGAAGCGATCGCATTGAGAGCCGAGGTCCTACATCGGTCAGCTTTTCTGAGTTGCACCTAGTAAGAGCGTCGGTGAAGGCACATACATCTTCGAGCTCTTGGATGTATGAAGGCCAGTGTGACAAGCCCGTGGTCGATTGGTGTAGCTCGGGCGATTCGCGAATGCGCTGCATCACCCAGACACACTTCAAGAGGCTCACATACTGCTCAAGCTCGGGGATCCGATTCTCCacgaggatgccggcggtgAAGTTTATCGTGGACCTGTGGTAGTGGAGGACGAAGGCATCTGCCATCTCCCGAAGGCCTGGATCCAAACCATCCTCCGGCCTCTCTGCCGTCCACGAGTGCTGGAAGCCCTCGGCAACAGTGACTGGTATCTCAAGTTGAACTAGCTCTCGATGAGCCTGCTGAGCAAGAGCTTGCTCGAGGTCCGGGACCAGAACTCCAATGAGGCGGTGCAAGTCAAGATGCACAGCGTTGATGCGCTGGGCAAGATCCTGGTGTACGAGGCGTATGTCCTCCCTGACCCGGCACAGCAGATCGCTGGTGTAGTGAGTAGGTATTATGAAGAAAGCTGGCCATAAAGGAGGACGTACTTACATTTCAAACGGCTTCAGCACATGAAGGACTTTCGAGTTGTGTAGTGCTATACGCGCTCGTAGTCGATCTGCAGAAGGCGCTACAAGAACATTCCACTCGATGTTCTTGAGTGGGCCACTGCTGAGACGATAACGATGATTGTTCTCAATCAGATGGAAGCATTCGGTGAGGGTTTCCTCGTAGTCTCCaaggatgtcgtcgagggacGAGCGATCCCAGCGCAACGGCTTGAAGGCTCCTTCTTGGCGCAGTGATTGGTCCGCTTTGTTCACCACGCGACtgaggatgtcgaggttctcggcAAGCCCTCGTACGTCGCGGCCGAATTCAGAATATTGCCTTGCTGCAGTGTTGTTAGTTGATGATCAGGAAGGGGGGGCTCGAAGGAATGAGGTGTTTCGGGAACGTGTCGTTCTTACGACGAGTGCCCAAACTCACTTGCGTTGAAGTCGTTATCCCAACCGAATCGATAGACGTCCCAGGCGAGCTTGCTGAAATTGATGACATCCCCCAGCTGGATAGGACCTGCCATTGGGGGAAGCGGGAAAGGAGGACGACCAAAAAACCCTCTGTCGAAGGCGCCTTATGAGATGATGGGCATTGGATGCGCGGCGGTGTTAAAAGGTCATGAGCGAAGTCTAGCAGCGATGACAGACGGGAACTTTCACAAAAAGTGGACTTCACGTCCAAGACTGCGACGCAGATGAGGGGGAGCGAGGTCAGATTTCAAGTAAAGCCCGGCCGTGGGGTGGCAGCACACGACGCGACGGGTGTGTGACCGAGTGACAGACAGGTGTGGCCGCCGCTAGGAACGCAAGATTTGCATCAAAGACAGGGGGATGGGCCACACAGTTGGAATACGCGGACGGAGTGGGTTGAAATGTAAAGACCTCACTGATGTGGTgcgagtgagtgtgtgtgtatgtgtgtgtgtgtgtggatgagtgagtgagtgagagagagggagggagagaggtaAATGGAACGGAAGTGAGGCTGATGGGCATGTTCCTTCGGACCAGCTCGTGTGAGCATCTTTTTCTGGCCCAGGGGGTGGGAAGCAATGCAGACAGGCAGCAGGGGGCACAAGGCATGCCAACTGCTGCATTCACCCTGCTCGCCTGAAGGTCATCGGGGGCCTGTCATACTTGGACTCGTGGTTGCATGCGCCTACACGGACGGAAGATACACACAGAGGTAGGGTTGAGCCACGGATGTGGTATTCATGGAAAGCGGAGCACACTGCATTGAGAGCTGGTCTTGGCGAGAGTTGAAGGGGATGGATGTGATTACGATGGATGGTCGGTTGCTGTCGAACTCATGGGAAGCGGGCCCGAATGTTGTATTGTAAAAAGGCTCTTTCACGACTCCAGAACTGGAATCAGCTCGATTGTTTCTAACACAGACACAGCAGCCAACGTGCGGATCCACCCGGTCCATGAAGCCCAGATCTCACTTCAGAGAGGAAAGAGGAAGTGAGAGAGTGAAGGGGGGTTAGATGAGGGGTGAGGGGTAAGCATGAACATGGGAAGAGCACAGTACATACACATACATGGAACGAGGAGAGCagcctggaggaggaggaggaggaggaggaagaagaacaagcagaagaagacgacgacgacaaggttGTCACGCGGTCTTGGCTACCCGAGACACCCCCTCGCAGACGCATCCAATCCCGttgagtgtgtgtgtgtgtgtgttgatGCCCCCGGTTAATGACATGCATGTGCGCGGCACGAGATGAACAAGATAAGCTCTTGACAACACCGCCATTGGCTCTTGGAACACTATTAGGTGCCAGGTAGATGGGCACTTGAGATGAACCAGTCGTATATATGCTTATCCACATTATCTGCATCGAGTTAATTCTCATTTGGGGGCGGTATTTGGGCAAGGTTCCTCCAGGCGACTCGACTGCATAAGCCTCTACACCGTAGACGCTGCCGGAGATCGTCActcagctcagcccagctGCGAAATGCTGGTGGCGGTGGCAGTGAATCAAACACAAGGACAGTCAGGGAGTGTTTGGATGAGTGTCACCCACCCCAACCCAACCTCCAAACTTCCCCGGGTCTCTTCCCATTCGTGCTTGTCCTGCCAGGCCCATCAAACACCTCGTCTAGTATCTGGACGTCGTCGTACTGTGACCGGTGAGACCATCTGCTAGCTCATGGCCGGATCGGGGCACAAGTTCAACTGCTGCCTGCAGCCACCAACTAACTACATAGAGCCTAGACTCTAGACTTAAGAATCTAGTGCGGTAAGGAGTAACGGACATCCTCGACGCGCAAACAAGATGTCAACCGGCCGGGCGAGTGTCTGCTGCAGCATCGCTCCAAACCCACCTCCTCGCAAGGCATACTTCCAAGATGAGGCTGTCGACGAGCGAGTGACTTGATCAACCGCCACCCCCCGCTGCCATCCCATAGCCATGCTTTACCCGTCTGAGATCTCTCTGTCCTACGCCTTGGACGCCTACCTACTCGTACCATGTTCGCGGTGGGCGCCCCTGTACCTGAACCACGCTGACATGATTGACATGCACGCATTCCGTCACATAGCGGCCAGTCATAGCCCTGCCCGGTAAAGACAGGCTATGCCACCCATACATATTAACCATGAAGCCACCCATCACTGCGCCGGTTTGTATTATGTAGCCTCCTGCGTGGAACAAAATTCACGtcgcttctcctcctgcgGGGATCCCGCTATCCTCCAACCTCAAGCCGTCCGTCCACAcaccgtcctcgccgtctaGGGGGGCCGGCATCTCCTCGTCACCAAGATGAACGACTTCCCAAACTCGGCGGGCTTCTACCAGGAACCccgtgccgccgacgatgctTCGGCCCACAGCGACATTGACGTCGTCATTGACGGCATTGGCAACGGTATCGTCACGCATGCGCCTAAAGAGGGCTTCCGCCTGGGCTACTTTGATGTTAGCTGTCTAGTTATCAACCGGATGATTGGTAAGCTTGTCTATGCTCGACTGAAATGGATGCGACGACACAAGGCATCGGTTTGTGTAGAGGACGCCGATACCTTGGTTTACTCATCTTACCAACGCTGCACCTAGATGAGAGACGGGAAAAGAAAatggggggaaaaaagaagatggaagaaagaaaaataAGATACTAACCCGCCGGTACAGGCACTGGCATCTTCATGTCTCCCCAGCGAGTGATGCGTGGCACCAAAAGCGTCGGCGCGAGCCTGCTCATATGggtcgccggcatcatctACTGTCTTTGTGGCACGCACGTATACATCGAGTATGGCCTGAATGTCCCTCGATACATCATCGACGGAGTCGAGAGCTCGGTGCCACGGTCCGGAGGCGATCTCGTCTACCTGCAGTACGTCTTCCGCAGGCCTGCCTACCGCAAGAACACCATCCTCTTGTCGACATGTATCTTTGGCATCAGCTTCATCGTTCTCGGCAACATGGCCGGCAACTGCATCCACTTTGCGCTCCGCGTTCTGGAagcggccggcgtcgaggagcccGAGAACGGCCCGGTCCGCGGCATTGCCCTCGCCGCTGCCACCTTTGCGTGCAGCGTCCATGCCCTCAGCCGTCGGTTCGGCATCCTTCTCAACAACACGTTGGCCATCGTGAAGATTATGATCATGCTGCtgatcatcatcgccgccatcgtcgtggGCGCCGGGGGCTTCCCGGAAACCACAaacgtcatcggcgccaaCACGTCCCCAAAGAACTCGTTCAAAAACGCGTCCCAAGAAGTCAACGGCTATGCCCAGGCCTTTCTTGCCGTCATCTTCACCTTTTCCGGGTTCGAGCAGCCCAACTATGTCCTTGGGGAGATCAGCCGGCCCAGGAAGAAGTTCCCCATTGCCATGGGGACTGGTGTTGGGGTTGTCGTGATGCTATACCTCGCCGTCAATATTTGCTACGTAAGTGGGAAGGGAATCccgtctttttttttctgaCAGGGACGAGAAGTCATTGACACCCCATGGGCATAGTTGGTAGTCGTACCCAGGGACGAACAGATCGAGATCAACGTCGCCCAACGCTTCTTCGAGCTTACCTTTGGCACCTTGGGCTCAGGCGGTGACACGGGCGTCCGAATTTTCAACGCCTTTctcgccatctcctccatggGCAACATCATTGTCATGGTCAGTCAACCCTTTCAGGCGCTAGGCCAGGTTGACCAAGTGCTAAATATCCCGCAGACATACACAGCTGCCCGAGTAAAGCAGGAGATTGCCAAGGAGGTGAGTTgaaaaagaagggagggaaaccccccccaaatcaaaaaaagaataaaaagGCCGAAAACAAGACCCCGAACAATATTTCTTCACCAGCTCGCCGATGGAGTCGGAAACTAACTTGCGAAAAACAGGGAATCCTACCTTGGCCAAAGTTCTTTGCCCAAAATACAGACATGAGCATCGGCCGTCTGATCCGATGGTTCCAGAAGAAGGGCTGGTTCGTTTCGCTCCACCGCATCCGATGGCTCTCCCCGGAACACCACAGCGAGCGCACGCCTGTCGGTGCTCTGTTCCTTCACTTCGTCAGTTGCGTCATCCTCCTTTTCGCGACGTACGGAATAAGGCCGACCACGGCCTACGTCTTGCTCACATCTCTGAGCGCATACGTGATCAACGCCTTCATAGGCA containing:
- a CDS encoding Putative amino acid/polyamine transporter I, whose translation is MNDFPNSAGFYQEPRAADDASAHSDIDVVIDGIGNGIVTHAPKEGFRLGYFDVSCLVINRMIGTGIFMSPQRVMRGTKSVGASLLIWVAGIIYCLCGTHVYIEYGLNVPRYIIDGVESSVPRSGGDLVYLQYVFRRPAYRKNTILLSTCIFGISFIVLGNMAGNCIHFALRVLEAAGVEEPENGPVRGIALAAATFACSVHALSRRFGILLNNTLAIVKIMIMLLIIIAAIVVGAGGFPETTNVIGANTSPKNSFKNASQEVNGYAQAFLAVIFTFSGFEQPNYVLGEISRPRKKFPIAMGTGVGVVVMLYLAVNICYLVVVPRDEQIEINVAQRFFELTFGTLGSGGDTGVRIFNAFLAISSMGNIIVMTYTAARVKQEIAKEGILPWPKFFAQNTDMSIGRLIRWFQKKGWFVSLHRIRWLSPEHHSERTPVGALFLHFVSCVILLFATYGIRPTTAYVLLTSLSAYVINAFIGTFLGLGILILRFRGPPRTVAEDDASTYGRESRPLTWAEMTGKRFSPFLSVFCALVYMCGGLYPVITNWVPPGTLSSTVEPWYLVPTVSWVIIGIGIAWFYGFVLVARYIERKDHSVFVVEKKPEFEPAETSGRSSEASGAGTDLIQVHETVYLSWVGKEALRSRRPVFDDPKQADGNVREVPLSPYAGTDFAAFMSNQVTPERGGYR
- a CDS encoding Putative nucleobase cation symporter 2 family; protein product: MDEDQGPSQIVPETPPKRTMGQRLRGARNRFFTKDGLVGDYDYAFLFRPNLPFMRKSLRAAPFFGLNDRMPTLLALLLGFQHALAMLAGIITPPILLSGAAGANLTGEMQQYLVSTALIVSGLLSTIQITRFHVPKTSYYVGTGLISVVGISFAIIPVAQGALAQMYANGFCPTDADGNKLPCPDGYGAIIGSSALCALIEIAISFMPPKVMLRVFPPIVTGPTVMLIGIHLVESGFQNWMGGSGPCANPTTDFFARCPNIAAPHALPWGSAEYLGLGFSVFITIILCERFGAPIMKSTSVVIGLLVGCIIAAACGYFDRSGIDSAPAVSFVWVHTFKLTLYGPLILPLLAVYIICATEAIGDITATCDVSRLEVEGRLFESRIQGGVLADGINGVLAALMTITPMTTFAQNNGVIALTRCANRSAGYCCCFFLVIMGIFAKFAASLVAIPSSVLGGMTSFLFTAVAVSGMAIITKGVPFNRRNRFILTAGLTLGYGATLVPTYFDNVFTYAGDNRGLRGFLDAIVLIMETGFAITAFVCMLLNLVLAEEIEDTEGHDVVPIAGSTPSKDANGADSARGADSEDIQPVGHIGGAKGDEKLS